One genomic region from Jilunia laotingensis encodes:
- a CDS encoding HlyD family secretion protein, translating to MDKKDAEYRNVELRSEDVQQVMNKISPWILRWGITVLFCVIAALLFGSYLFKYPDTIQAEITLSMENPPAYVQARTAGRVAELFIKNEEIVKQGTPLGIIENAAFTKDVLLLKEKMKEWAEAGYSLETGKVLFTDIRLRLGECQAAYASFISALSDYIRFAEQNYYQRKIFSGEERLRKQQTYYHLASKQYQLQEKEQVLAHKLYQRDSLLYDCNAIVPAEFDQSGKDYLQSLQSREASKMSLTQIAMQIGQDKENLLDVHRQATEEEQKHRIELKNATEQLSVGLTSWEQHYLLVAPVAGKVTLMSVWSSNQYVESNMTVFVVAPFGNSRPMGKALLPLQGSGKVKSGQRVLIRLNNYPDQEFGYISGNVQSVSPLPGADGKYVVEVYLPDGMRTNYGKELPIVREMKGSADIITEDLRLIERVFMPLKKILKYE from the coding sequence ATGGATAAAAAGGATGCGGAATATAGGAATGTAGAACTTCGCAGTGAGGACGTTCAACAAGTAATGAACAAAATATCTCCCTGGATTCTTCGCTGGGGGATAACTGTTCTTTTCTGTGTGATTGCAGCATTGCTTTTTGGTAGTTACTTGTTTAAATATCCGGATACGATACAAGCTGAAATCACCCTGAGTATGGAGAATCCTCCCGCTTATGTGCAGGCACGTACAGCCGGAAGGGTGGCCGAGCTATTTATAAAAAATGAGGAGATTGTAAAACAAGGTACTCCTTTGGGAATAATAGAAAATGCCGCATTCACAAAAGATGTATTATTACTGAAAGAGAAAATGAAAGAATGGGCAGAAGCTGGTTACTCGTTAGAAACAGGAAAAGTTTTGTTTACTGATATACGTTTGCGATTAGGGGAGTGCCAAGCGGCATATGCTTCATTCATTTCTGCATTGAGTGATTACATTCGTTTTGCGGAACAAAATTATTATCAACGTAAAATATTCAGTGGTGAAGAGCGGTTACGGAAGCAGCAAACCTATTATCATTTAGCCAGCAAGCAATATCAATTGCAGGAAAAAGAACAAGTGTTGGCACATAAGTTGTATCAACGTGATTCATTGCTTTACGATTGCAATGCGATAGTTCCTGCTGAGTTTGACCAATCGGGAAAGGATTATTTGCAAAGTCTGCAATCCCGGGAGGCTTCAAAAATGTCATTGACGCAGATTGCAATGCAAATAGGGCAGGATAAAGAAAATTTACTGGATGTACACAGGCAAGCTACAGAAGAAGAACAGAAGCATAGGATAGAACTCAAAAATGCTACCGAACAACTTTCTGTTGGACTGACTTCTTGGGAACAGCATTATCTGTTGGTTGCTCCGGTAGCTGGCAAAGTCACATTAATGAGCGTGTGGAGCAGCAACCAGTATGTGGAGTCGAATATGACAGTATTTGTGGTGGCTCCTTTTGGAAATTCCCGTCCGATGGGTAAGGCGTTGCTTCCCTTACAAGGATCGGGTAAGGTGAAATCTGGCCAGCGGGTTCTGATACGATTGAACAATTATCCTGATCAGGAATTCGGTTATATAAGCGGAAATGTACAATCAGTTTCACCTTTGCCCGGAGCTGACGGCAAATATGTGGTGGAAGTATATTTGCCAGATGGAATGCGTACAAATTACGGAAAGGAGTTGCCCATTGTTCGAGAAATGAAAGGGAGTGCCGATATCATTACGGAGGATTTGAGACTAATAGAACGTGTGTTCATGCCGTTGAAAAAGATTTTGAAATATGAATGA
- a CDS encoding PorT family protein gives MKRTILFVFSLLLLAGVRAQVKVGLEVGGGINGIISDDVYNSTDMMERAGVTVDFFPKKRSGLMYETGIYYVYKGYNMSGFLSDRTAIKELRTKMNCLEVPFMFGHVTQIGNESSQARFIFKGGVYLNCGINGKGTAVWEPTGESNEERISNVFKDQSFQNGQFVGYNRFDFGIRLGSEFQIKDYFLRVSYSAGFLKVHSSYGKAMNSDLCITLGCYLL, from the coding sequence ATGAAACGAACTATTCTTTTTGTTTTCTCTTTGCTGCTCTTGGCAGGTGTCCGGGCTCAAGTCAAAGTCGGACTTGAAGTAGGAGGTGGTATAAACGGAATTATCTCCGATGATGTCTATAACTCTACCGATATGATGGAAAGAGCCGGAGTAACCGTGGACTTTTTCCCAAAGAAAAGGTCGGGGCTTATGTATGAAACCGGAATTTACTATGTGTATAAAGGATATAATATGTCAGGGTTTCTGTCAGACCGAACAGCCATAAAGGAATTGAGAACTAAAATGAACTGCTTAGAAGTTCCCTTTATGTTTGGACATGTAACCCAAATCGGAAACGAAAGTTCACAAGCCAGATTTATTTTTAAAGGAGGAGTATATCTGAATTGTGGAATTAACGGAAAGGGTACGGCTGTTTGGGAGCCAACCGGAGAAAGCAATGAAGAACGGATATCTAATGTATTCAAAGACCAATCATTCCAGAATGGGCAGTTCGTGGGTTACAACCGTTTCGATTTCGGTATACGGCTGGGGTCGGAATTTCAAATCAAAGACTATTTCCTCCGTGTTTCTTATTCGGCCGGATTCCTAAAGGTACATTCTTCCTACGGGAAAGCGATGAACAGTGATCTGTGTATTACGCTCGGATGTTATTTGTTGTAA
- a CDS encoding calcium/sodium antiporter: MDILLLIGGLILILIGANGLTDGAASIAKRFRIPSIVIGLTIVAFGTSAPELTVSISSALKGSADIAIGNVVGSNIFNTLMIVGCTALVAPIVITSNTLKKEIPLCILSSIVLLICANDVFLDGASRNVLNTTDGLLLLCFFAIFMGYTFAISSHPDSGSQPEEIRVLPVWRSTLYIIGGLAGLIFGGQWFVDGASNIARNLGVSESIIGLTLVAGGTSLPELATSVVAALKKNPEIAIGNVIGSNLFNIFFVLGCSASITPLGLNGITNFDLLTLVGSGMLLWLLGLFFGKRTITRIEGSILVLCYIAYTVILILNI, translated from the coding sequence ATGGATATATTACTTCTTATCGGAGGGCTCATCCTCATTCTAATAGGTGCAAACGGTTTGACGGACGGTGCTGCTTCCATTGCCAAACGCTTTCGGATTCCTTCTATCGTCATCGGACTAACCATCGTAGCATTCGGAACATCGGCACCGGAGCTGACCGTCAGTATCTCTTCCGCCTTGAAAGGAAGTGCAGACATCGCTATCGGAAACGTGGTGGGGAGCAATATCTTCAATACTCTGATGATCGTAGGTTGCACGGCACTCGTCGCTCCCATTGTCATCACCAGCAACACGTTGAAGAAGGAGATCCCGCTCTGTATTCTTTCCTCCATTGTACTGTTGATATGTGCCAACGATGTATTCTTGGACGGGGCTTCCCGCAATGTCCTCAATACCACCGATGGCCTGTTGCTACTTTGTTTCTTCGCCATCTTCATGGGTTATACATTTGCCATCTCGAGCCATCCGGACAGCGGCAGCCAGCCGGAAGAGATACGGGTGTTACCTGTCTGGCGTTCCACACTCTACATCATAGGCGGACTTGCCGGTCTGATTTTCGGAGGACAATGGTTTGTCGATGGAGCCAGCAACATCGCTCGCAACTTGGGAGTAAGCGAATCGATTATCGGGCTGACTTTGGTTGCCGGAGGAACTTCTTTACCGGAACTGGCTACCTCGGTTGTGGCAGCATTGAAAAAGAATCCGGAGATAGCAATCGGCAATGTCATCGGCAGCAACCTTTTTAACATATTCTTCGTATTGGGTTGCAGTGCTTCCATCACCCCGCTCGGACTGAACGGAATCACTAATTTCGACTTGCTGACACTTGTCGGTTCGGGAATGCTTTTATGGTTATTGGGTCTATTCTTCGGAAAACGCACCATTACCCGCATAGAAGGGAGCATATTAGTACTTTGCTACATAGCTTATACGGTGATATTGATTCTTAATATCTAA
- a CDS encoding mechanosensitive ion channel family protein, which produces MKNNRFLSILFICLLLAVGVSAQNTVKTSVPDTIIIPVVPDSDTIGIARVRNELAAAKLNEANMRMEIELLKYQADAADSLKQAKQMQRIDSLRALTPGVPVVVTGDTLFYLYAKRGGYTPQQRAQMDADAIEELGKRFNLNPDSVYIESTDIVTDIMYGNKVIVSFTDQDGLWANCSRDQLAAKERQVIVQKLKELKEEHSAWQLGKRILYFILVLAGQYLLFWLTSWLYRKLKVRIQKLKDTKLKPISIQNYQLLDTQKQVNLLIFLANIGRYVVMLLQLLITVPLLFSIFPQTKDLAYTIFSYIWNPVKSIFWGIVEYIPNLFTIIIIYYAVKYLVKGLRYLATEIDSGHLKITGFYPDWALPTFHIFRFLLYAFMIAMIYPYLPGADSDIFKGISVFVGLIVSLGSSTVIGNIMAGLVITYMRPFKLGDRIKLNDTTGNVIEKTALVTRIKTPKNELVTIPNSFIMSSHTVNYSSSARTYGLIIHTEVSIGYDVPWRKVHQLLIDSALATEGVSADPEPFVLETSLQDWYPVYQINAYIKEADKLTQIHSDLLQNIQDKFAEADVEIMSPHYMAMRDGNESTIPKEDIKPQTTGTGSTKPA; this is translated from the coding sequence ATGAAAAATAACCGATTCTTAAGTATTTTGTTCATCTGTCTGCTGCTTGCGGTGGGTGTATCAGCGCAGAATACCGTCAAGACATCTGTCCCCGATACGATCATAATTCCCGTTGTTCCCGATTCTGATACGATAGGTATTGCCCGTGTGAGGAATGAACTGGCTGCTGCAAAATTGAATGAGGCAAATATGCGGATGGAGATAGAGTTGCTGAAATATCAGGCGGATGCCGCTGACTCTTTGAAACAGGCGAAGCAGATGCAACGCATCGATTCTTTGAGAGCCCTTACTCCGGGAGTGCCGGTAGTGGTCACAGGCGATACGTTGTTCTATCTTTATGCAAAGAGGGGCGGATATACTCCGCAACAACGTGCGCAGATGGATGCTGACGCTATCGAGGAACTGGGTAAGCGTTTTAATCTGAATCCCGATTCGGTATATATCGAAAGTACGGATATCGTTACAGATATCATGTATGGTAATAAAGTAATTGTTTCTTTTACCGATCAGGACGGCCTTTGGGCGAATTGTTCGCGCGATCAGTTAGCTGCTAAGGAACGGCAGGTCATCGTGCAGAAATTGAAGGAGCTGAAAGAAGAACATAGTGCGTGGCAGCTGGGTAAGCGGATACTTTATTTCATTCTTGTGTTGGCTGGACAGTATCTTTTGTTCTGGCTCACCAGCTGGCTGTACAGAAAACTGAAAGTACGTATCCAGAAGCTGAAAGATACGAAACTGAAGCCGATTTCCATTCAGAATTATCAATTGCTCGATACGCAGAAGCAGGTTAACTTGCTTATATTCCTCGCTAATATAGGACGGTACGTCGTCATGTTGCTGCAGTTGTTGATTACTGTGCCTTTACTGTTTTCCATCTTTCCGCAGACGAAAGATCTTGCCTATACTATCTTTTCATATATCTGGAACCCGGTTAAAAGCATATTTTGGGGGATTGTGGAATATATACCGAATCTCTTCACCATCATCATCATTTATTATGCTGTGAAATATTTGGTGAAGGGATTGCGTTATCTTGCCACGGAGATCGATTCCGGGCATTTGAAGATTACGGGATTCTATCCGGATTGGGCACTTCCCACCTTCCACATTTTTCGTTTTCTGCTTTACGCTTTCATGATTGCCATGATCTATCCTTACCTGCCGGGCGCGGATTCGGATATTTTTAAGGGCATTTCTGTCTTTGTCGGTTTGATTGTTTCGTTGGGATCGAGTACGGTAATCGGAAATATTATGGCGGGGCTTGTCATTACTTATATGCGTCCGTTTAAGCTGGGCGACCGTATCAAGCTGAATGACACCACAGGTAATGTGATTGAGAAGACGGCATTGGTGACTCGTATCAAAACTCCGAAGAATGAACTGGTGACGATTCCGAACTCATTTATCATGTCTTCGCACACTGTGAATTATAGCTCGTCCGCACGCACTTACGGTCTGATTATTCATACGGAGGTCAGCATCGGTTACGATGTGCCTTGGAGGAAGGTGCATCAGTTGCTGATCGATTCTGCCTTGGCTACCGAAGGTGTGTCAGCCGACCCGGAACCGTTCGTTCTGGAGACCTCCTTGCAGGACTGGTATCCGGTCTATCAGATTAATGCCTATATTAAAGAGGCGGATAAATTGACACAGATTCATTCGGATCTGCTTCAGAATATTCAGGATAAGTTTGCTGAGGCAGATGTGGAGATTATGTCTCCTCATTACATGGCAATGCGCGACGGCAATGAGTCTACTATTCCAAAGGAAGATATCAAACCACAAACCACTGGTACGGGAAGTACGAAGCCGGCATAA
- a CDS encoding T9SS type A sorting domain-containing protein, translating into MKKVLLQKILSTGLFLLFVTSLLADVPVTPRQKVLKRCNKSESIATAQKNKRMGRVELNAITRTSARYKTPNETVVEYPDSMIVFTPDGIKTYITKFEYDDNNKLTHLEEFRQSDLDNTWIPTKEQIVRYDEAGLAVYNEFYELIKEVWTGTKKAALEYDEYGNIVYQEQFYWNATDGKWMNNQKESSSYRPDGKLISEEGYYWGEDGWFGSFKDIYEYNELGLVTRYNEWEWEDDEFIESFYYICEYDAIKPLLLKIRTEYELDYATNEFSATAKGTFTYDANDELEMAFWQESEDGEWVNDQRIIYEHINGKMTLEEGYGWEDGDWGFSQRWEGEYDAEGREIKSRFYYPDNTTGTPLLSSVYTHEYDTNGNQTLYQIESIPYGSSTPELILMQKEITEYDEASRNTLHEVYGYDMEEAEFIGVIKEIFEYTGHENDVANYESYVWGDKGWTPATKEVGTYDNNNLLKEIVRSEGDATTGKWVEGSKYQFTYNENSNLLREDYFVSNGMKGWIADSYLIYYYPIETGIQTNNQSTRLNIQVNQKLLTVSNLKGYESIRIHNINGQMVQNAKSQGNTFSIALPQGVYIICVGNETMKVSIK; encoded by the coding sequence ATGAAAAAAGTACTACTTCAAAAGATCCTAAGTACAGGACTATTTCTCTTATTCGTAACATCCCTGTTGGCAGACGTGCCTGTAACTCCTAGACAAAAAGTTTTAAAACGTTGCAACAAAAGCGAGTCTATAGCGACGGCCCAGAAGAACAAAAGAATGGGTCGTGTTGAATTAAACGCTATAACACGTACATCTGCGCGATATAAGACACCGAATGAAACAGTTGTGGAATACCCGGACAGCATGATCGTATTTACTCCTGATGGTATAAAAACGTACATCACCAAATTCGAATACGATGATAACAACAAACTGACCCATTTGGAAGAATTCAGACAATCAGATCTCGATAATACCTGGATACCGACAAAAGAGCAGATTGTCAGATACGATGAAGCCGGACTAGCCGTATATAATGAGTTCTACGAACTGATAAAAGAAGTATGGACAGGTACCAAAAAAGCTGCTTTAGAATATGACGAATATGGCAACATAGTCTATCAAGAACAATTCTACTGGAATGCCACTGACGGCAAATGGATGAACAACCAAAAAGAAAGCTCTTCCTACCGCCCGGACGGGAAACTCATTTCGGAAGAAGGTTATTATTGGGGAGAAGATGGCTGGTTCGGAAGTTTTAAAGACATCTACGAATACAACGAATTGGGGCTTGTAACCAGATATAATGAATGGGAATGGGAAGATGATGAATTTATTGAAAGCTTCTACTACATTTGCGAATATGATGCCATCAAACCTTTACTTCTGAAAATAAGAACGGAATATGAGCTGGACTACGCCACAAACGAATTTTCAGCTACCGCAAAAGGAACTTTCACTTACGATGCGAATGATGAACTTGAAATGGCATTTTGGCAAGAGTCAGAAGACGGTGAATGGGTAAACGATCAGAGAATAATATACGAACACATCAATGGGAAAATGACCCTGGAGGAAGGATATGGCTGGGAAGACGGTGATTGGGGATTTTCACAAAGATGGGAAGGTGAATACGATGCTGAAGGCCGTGAAATAAAATCCCGCTTTTATTATCCTGATAATACCACCGGGACACCTCTGTTAAGTTCGGTATACACCCATGAGTACGATACGAACGGAAATCAAACCCTCTATCAGATAGAATCGATCCCATACGGTAGTTCAACACCGGAACTGATCCTTATGCAGAAAGAAATTACCGAATATGACGAAGCTTCCCGTAACACGCTACATGAAGTATACGGGTATGATATGGAAGAAGCAGAGTTCATTGGCGTGATAAAAGAGATATTTGAATACACAGGACATGAAAATGACGTGGCAAATTATGAAAGCTATGTTTGGGGAGACAAAGGTTGGACACCTGCAACAAAAGAAGTCGGTACTTATGACAACAATAATCTTTTAAAAGAAATAGTCCGTTCAGAAGGTGATGCAACAACCGGCAAATGGGTAGAGGGTTCTAAATATCAGTTCACTTACAATGAAAATAGCAACCTGCTCCGTGAAGATTATTTCGTTTCAAACGGAATGAAAGGCTGGATAGCCGATTCTTACCTCATATATTATTATCCGATTGAAACAGGAATTCAAACCAATAATCAGTCAACCCGCCTGAATATTCAGGTTAACCAAAAATTACTTACCGTTTCAAACCTAAAAGGCTACGAGTCGATACGGATTCATAACATTAACGGACAAATGGTGCAAAATGCGAAATCTCAAGGAAATACATTCTCAATAGCATTACCCCAAGGTGTTTATATCATTTGCGTGGGGAATGAAACAATGAAAGTCTCGATAAAATAA
- a CDS encoding class I SAM-dependent methyltransferase: MINLSQSTLDFIRLHAHDDIHTLALQAARYPDIDMPMAITQIAGRQIAAYKIPSWQKNENLLYPRHLSLEQCSSEITARYKASLIEGNSLADLTGGFGIDCAFLSPKFQKATYVERQKELCEIAAHNFPLLGLQHITIYNDDSVSHLQQMEPVDCIFIDPARRNEHGGKTVAISDCEPNVAELEKLLLEKGHKVIIKLSPMLDLTLALRNMQHTREVHILSVNNECKELLLILSKEPKTEIPIFCINLTVKEQTSFVFTREKEQISECTYTETVGTYLYEPNASILKAGAFRSIASSFNVKKLHPNSHLYTSDEYVKCFPGRIFLVTGQCSFNKKEIKRMLGDIKKANITVRNFPATVAEVRKRTQLSEGGEVYLFATTLANEQKILIRCSKIQENLATEN; the protein is encoded by the coding sequence ATGATAAATCTCTCACAGTCCACACTGGACTTTATTCGCCTACATGCCCACGATGACATTCACACGCTGGCATTGCAAGCTGCCCGTTATCCGGACATAGATATGCCGATGGCCATTACCCAAATAGCAGGGAGACAGATCGCTGCATACAAGATCCCTTCCTGGCAAAAGAACGAAAATCTTCTTTATCCCCGCCACCTTTCGCTGGAACAATGTTCTTCGGAAATAACAGCACGTTATAAAGCTTCATTGATCGAAGGAAATTCGTTAGCCGATCTCACCGGAGGATTCGGAATAGATTGTGCCTTCCTATCCCCTAAGTTTCAAAAAGCTACATACGTAGAGCGGCAAAAGGAACTTTGCGAAATAGCCGCACACAATTTCCCCCTATTAGGGCTACAACATATCACTATATATAATGATGACAGCGTAAGCCATTTACAACAGATGGAACCGGTAGATTGTATCTTTATCGATCCTGCCCGGAGAAACGAACATGGCGGCAAAACTGTCGCCATCTCCGACTGTGAACCGAATGTGGCCGAACTCGAAAAACTATTGCTGGAAAAGGGACACAAGGTCATCATTAAATTATCTCCGATGCTCGACCTGACATTAGCATTGAGAAATATGCAGCATACCCGGGAAGTACATATCCTCTCGGTCAACAATGAATGCAAAGAACTTTTATTAATCTTGAGCAAAGAGCCGAAAACGGAAATCCCCATCTTCTGTATCAATCTCACCGTTAAAGAGCAAACTTCATTTGTTTTTACCCGTGAGAAGGAACAGATTTCGGAATGTACCTATACAGAAACCGTCGGAACCTATCTCTACGAACCCAATGCATCTATCCTCAAAGCCGGTGCATTTCGAAGCATCGCCTCTTCATTCAATGTGAAAAAGCTACATCCCAACAGCCACCTCTATACCTCGGACGAATATGTAAAATGCTTTCCCGGCCGTATTTTCCTTGTAACCGGACAATGCTCCTTCAATAAAAAAGAAATAAAGAGGATGCTCGGGGATATAAAGAAAGCCAATATTACAGTCCGTAATTTCCCTGCAACAGTGGCGGAAGTCCGGAAGCGCACCCAGTTATCCGAAGGAGGAGAGGTATACTTATTTGCTACTACTCTAGCCAACGAACAGAAAATACTGATAAGGTGCAGTAAAATCCAAGAAAACTTAGCAACCGAGAACTAG
- a CDS encoding outer membrane beta-barrel protein: protein MKKRYALLFVFLIVCWVGSVAQKTTDRVHTLSFLAGYSNILEGTSGLTRQIHSYERELSEGVSWDVGYYFHPIKIMGIGLLYSGFSSKGSHEEGSDHVHTHYIAPQVGLYCYENRYFFIRLSIGAGSMIYRNDSKVFGKSRLVRGSSAACNAGVNATLKLTRHWNLEANVQYIHAHIKEVTSLYHGKEITVEFNDDPLSVSRLNLSAGISYSF from the coding sequence ATGAAAAAAAGATATGCTTTACTATTCGTTTTCCTGATAGTGTGTTGGGTTGGGTCAGTAGCCCAAAAAACGACCGACCGGGTTCATACCCTCTCTTTCCTGGCAGGCTACAGCAATATCCTGGAGGGAACTTCAGGACTTACCAGGCAAATACATAGCTATGAAAGAGAACTATCCGAAGGAGTCAGCTGGGATGTCGGTTACTATTTTCATCCTATAAAAATTATGGGAATAGGACTTTTATATTCAGGCTTTTCTTCAAAAGGAAGCCATGAAGAAGGCAGCGATCATGTACATACACATTACATAGCACCACAAGTCGGACTTTATTGTTACGAGAATCGATACTTCTTTATCCGTTTAAGTATCGGAGCAGGTTCAATGATTTATCGTAATGACAGTAAAGTTTTCGGGAAAAGCAGGCTTGTCCGAGGATCGTCCGCGGCATGCAATGCAGGAGTAAACGCCACATTAAAACTAACCCGGCATTGGAATTTAGAAGCTAACGTACAATATATACATGCACATATTAAAGAGGTTACCTCCCTATACCATGGTAAGGAAATTACTGTGGAATTCAATGACGATCCACTCTCAGTAAGCAGATTAAATCTATCAGCGGGTATCTCCTATAGCTTTTAA
- a CDS encoding M15 family metallopeptidase, producing the protein MACHDARRQVASSIVSPDSTTLSTKTDSLQTASLPAQIKSRTALYLDSLGLKNIREADSTIVIKLMYATPDNFTGEILYSDLKEAYLHEDALQSLLLAQQRLKERHPEYRLIVYDAARPMSVQRKMWNRVKGTSKNIYVSNPAHGGGLHNYGLAVDVSIIDSNNVVLPMGTEVDYFGAEAHITQEAMLVKNGKISPEERNNRLLLREVMKEAGFRALNSEWWHFNRCSREDALRKYKLIN; encoded by the coding sequence ATGGCTTGCCATGACGCAAGAAGACAAGTAGCGTCTTCAATAGTATCGCCTGATTCCACCACCCTCTCCACGAAGACAGATTCCTTACAAACAGCCTCTCTTCCAGCCCAAATCAAAAGCCGTACCGCCTTGTACCTTGATTCACTCGGATTGAAAAATATACGGGAAGCCGACAGTACGATTGTGATAAAACTGATGTATGCCACGCCTGATAATTTCACCGGAGAGATTCTTTACAGCGATCTCAAAGAAGCTTACCTGCATGAAGACGCCCTGCAATCTCTACTGCTTGCACAACAACGGCTAAAAGAACGGCATCCCGAATACCGCCTGATCGTTTATGACGCAGCCCGACCAATGTCTGTTCAGAGAAAAATGTGGAACAGAGTGAAGGGAACGTCAAAGAACATTTATGTATCCAATCCTGCACACGGAGGAGGATTGCACAATTACGGACTTGCCGTCGATGTCAGCATCATCGATAGCAACAATGTAGTTCTGCCGATGGGAACGGAAGTAGACTATTTCGGTGCCGAAGCCCATATCACCCAAGAAGCAATGCTGGTTAAAAACGGAAAAATCAGCCCGGAAGAACGGAACAACCGGCTATTGCTAAGAGAAGTAATGAAAGAAGCCGGATTCCGGGCATTAAACAGCGAGTGGTGGCATTTCAACCGATGCAGCCGCGAAGATGCCTTACGGAAATACAAGCTGATAAATTAG